A single region of the Salarchaeum japonicum genome encodes:
- a CDS encoding TRAM domain-containing protein — translation MEISEKLLCLFNGEVTVKDDEYVVTVPKSEVEAGSIDPGEVYRVALIARDGEEERTDDERERRAAGEPQPPVEEGEIRYVEVEDIGKQGDGIARVERGYVIIVPGADIGERVKVEITEVKSNFAVGEILDEDVAE, via the coding sequence ATGGAAATCTCTGAGAAACTGCTGTGTCTGTTCAACGGCGAAGTCACGGTGAAGGACGACGAGTACGTCGTCACGGTGCCGAAGAGCGAGGTCGAAGCGGGCTCCATCGACCCCGGCGAGGTGTACCGGGTCGCGCTCATCGCGCGGGACGGCGAGGAGGAACGCACGGACGACGAGCGCGAACGCCGCGCCGCCGGCGAACCGCAGCCGCCCGTCGAGGAGGGCGAAATCCGGTACGTCGAAGTCGAGGACATCGGCAAGCAGGGCGACGGCATCGCGCGCGTCGAGCGCGGCTACGTCATCATCGTCCCCGGCGCGGACATCGGGGAGCGCGTGAAGGTCGAAATCACGGAAGTGAAGTCGAACTTCGCGGTCGGCGAAATCCTCGACGAGGACGTCGCGGAGTAG
- a CDS encoding MBL fold metallo-hydrolase: MFERISVPVATRAPTGATNAYLADGVLLDPAARSDALDRRVAAADIDHVAVTHTHEDHVGALAHYAAETGATVWARAGRAERFAAATGVTPDRTFREGDRVGPLTVLETPGHAPDHVAFAGGGELAIGDLAMAESSIFVGTRDGDMRAYYASLRRLLARDADALHPGHGHAIANPDERIADLLARRVRRERNVERAVREGARAIDDIVDAAYSRNVADVRDLATETVRAHLEKLDIEGRVRWYPADDRATPP, encoded by the coding sequence GTGTTCGAACGCATCTCCGTCCCCGTGGCGACGCGCGCCCCGACGGGCGCGACGAACGCCTACCTCGCCGACGGCGTCCTCCTCGACCCCGCCGCCCGCAGCGACGCGCTCGACCGCCGGGTCGCCGCCGCCGACATCGACCACGTCGCGGTCACGCACACCCACGAAGACCACGTCGGCGCGCTCGCGCACTACGCCGCCGAGACCGGGGCGACCGTGTGGGCGCGCGCCGGCCGCGCGGAGCGGTTCGCGGCCGCGACCGGCGTCACGCCCGACCGGACATTCCGTGAGGGCGACCGCGTGGGGCCGCTCACCGTGCTGGAGACGCCGGGGCACGCGCCCGACCACGTCGCGTTTGCCGGCGGCGGCGAACTCGCCATCGGCGACCTCGCGATGGCGGAGTCCAGCATCTTCGTCGGCACTCGGGACGGCGACATGCGGGCGTACTACGCCAGTCTCCGCCGCCTCCTCGCGCGGGACGCCGACGCGCTCCACCCGGGCCATGGGCACGCCATCGCGAACCCGGACGAGCGAATCGCCGACCTGCTCGCGCGCCGCGTCCGCCGCGAGCGGAACGTCGAGCGCGCCGTCCGCGAGGGCGCGCGCGCCATCGACGACATCGTGGACGCCGCGTACTCCCGGAACGTCGCGGACGTGCGCGACCTCGCGACCGAGACGGTGCGCGCGCACCTCGAAAAGCTCGATATCGAGGGGCGCGTGCGCTGGTATCCCGCGGACGACCGCGCGACGCCGCCGTAG
- a CDS encoding NUDIX hydrolase, protein MDLGRVAAHEPVTIEDEDRDAAVLAPVVERPDGPALVFTKRADHLGEHPGQMSFPGGGREPSDRDLRATALRESNEEIGLRSEEVEFVGQLDDIRTTSSYAVTPFVARVPDREYTPDEREVAEVVFLPLSGLTDPENYEVEHRTHPRYGEAVVHFFHVDGYTVWGATGRILVQFLELALDWEPPREPERVVDAENDP, encoded by the coding sequence ATGGACTTGGGTCGGGTCGCCGCGCACGAGCCGGTCACCATCGAGGACGAAGACCGGGACGCCGCGGTGCTCGCGCCCGTCGTCGAACGCCCCGACGGCCCCGCGCTCGTGTTCACGAAGCGCGCCGACCACCTCGGCGAACACCCCGGCCAGATGAGCTTTCCCGGCGGCGGCCGCGAACCGAGCGACCGCGACCTCCGCGCGACCGCGCTCCGCGAGTCGAACGAGGAAATCGGCCTGCGCTCGGAGGAAGTCGAGTTCGTCGGGCAACTGGACGACATCCGCACCACGTCCTCGTACGCGGTGACGCCGTTCGTCGCGCGCGTCCCCGACCGCGAGTACACACCGGACGAGCGCGAGGTCGCGGAAGTCGTCTTCCTCCCGCTCTCGGGACTCACCGACCCCGAGAACTACGAGGTCGAACACCGCACCCACCCCCGGTACGGCGAAGCCGTCGTTCACTTCTTCCACGTCGACGGCTACACCGTCTGGGGCGCGACCGGCCGCATCCTCGTGCAGTTCCTCGAACTCGCGCTCGACTGGGAGCCACCCCGGGAACCGGAACGCGTGGTCGATGCGGAGAACGACCCCTAA
- a CDS encoding radical SAM protein: protein MTAAGDLDVVLVDGYVDEPAHFGVPPYISTYPRYTAGALVDAGVPEENVTYYTIDALREERSRWLDVERADLLIYIGGMTVPGSYVGGTPAEPDEVRELAWTADGTSLMGGPIRFGVGEENAGASEMERKDLDFDFLAMADIEAAAHDLVESGLEGFNNRYRDNEEIDRWAEAGAFVVEQHPNYPDYLIAEMETSRGCAYRCSFCTEPMYGDPSFRSARSVVEEVDALSDAGVRDFRLGRQADILAFGGDGEAPNPDALRDLYGGIREVAPDLRTLHLDNMNPVTITDYPEKSREAIEVIAEHNTPGDTAAFGLESADPVVQEQNNLLVTADECLEAVRVVNEAGGWRPDRDDDAPRLPKLLPGINLLHGLTGERPETYEHNKQFLHDVYDEGLMLRRINIRQVMAFEGTEMDETGADVAHANKKRFKKYKQEVREEIDQPMLERVVPPGAVLEDVHFEYHQDGKTFGRSLGTYSLLVAVPGERELGRTTDVVITDHGYRSVTGVPYPLDVNAASMDELTAIPGIGSGTAGDIVVSRPHDTLPEADVDLSRFLSI from the coding sequence ATGACTGCTGCCGGAGACCTCGACGTCGTGCTCGTGGACGGCTACGTCGACGAGCCCGCGCACTTCGGCGTCCCCCCCTACATCTCGACGTACCCGCGATACACGGCGGGCGCGCTCGTGGACGCGGGCGTCCCCGAGGAGAACGTCACCTACTACACCATCGACGCGTTGCGCGAGGAGCGCTCGCGCTGGCTCGACGTGGAACGCGCGGATCTCCTCATCTACATCGGCGGAATGACCGTCCCCGGGAGCTACGTCGGCGGGACGCCCGCCGAACCCGACGAGGTTCGCGAGCTGGCGTGGACGGCGGACGGCACCAGCCTGATGGGCGGCCCCATCCGGTTCGGCGTCGGCGAGGAGAACGCCGGCGCGTCGGAGATGGAGCGCAAAGACCTCGACTTCGACTTCCTCGCGATGGCGGACATCGAGGCGGCCGCGCACGACCTCGTGGAGAGCGGCCTGGAGGGCTTCAACAACCGGTATCGGGACAACGAGGAAATCGACCGGTGGGCCGAAGCCGGGGCGTTCGTGGTCGAACAGCACCCGAACTATCCCGACTACCTCATCGCGGAGATGGAGACCAGCCGGGGGTGTGCGTACCGGTGTTCCTTTTGCACGGAACCGATGTACGGCGACCCCTCGTTCCGGTCGGCGCGCTCCGTCGTCGAGGAGGTGGACGCGCTCTCCGACGCGGGCGTGCGGGACTTCCGGCTCGGCCGGCAGGCCGACATCCTCGCGTTCGGCGGGGACGGCGAAGCCCCGAACCCGGACGCATTACGCGACCTCTACGGCGGCATTCGGGAGGTCGCGCCCGACCTCCGCACGCTCCACCTCGACAACATGAACCCCGTGACCATCACGGACTACCCCGAGAAATCCCGGGAGGCAATCGAGGTCATCGCGGAACACAACACGCCAGGGGACACGGCCGCGTTCGGCCTGGAGTCCGCCGACCCCGTCGTGCAGGAGCAGAACAACCTCCTCGTCACCGCCGACGAGTGCCTCGAAGCGGTGCGCGTCGTGAACGAGGCCGGCGGCTGGCGACCCGACCGCGACGACGACGCGCCCCGCCTCCCGAAACTCCTGCCCGGCATCAACCTCCTGCACGGCCTCACGGGCGAACGCCCCGAGACCTACGAGCACAACAAGCAGTTCCTCCACGACGTGTACGACGAGGGCCTGATGCTCCGCCGCATCAACATCCGCCAGGTGATGGCGTTCGAGGGCACCGAAATGGACGAGACCGGCGCGGACGTGGCGCACGCCAACAAGAAGCGATTCAAGAAGTACAAACAGGAGGTGCGCGAGGAGATCGACCAGCCGATGCTCGAACGCGTCGTCCCGCCGGGCGCGGTGCTGGAGGACGTGCACTTCGAGTACCATCAGGACGGGAAGACGTTCGGGCGGTCGCTCGGCACGTACAGCCTCCTCGTCGCCGTCCCCGGCGAGCGCGAACTCGGCCGGACGACCGACGTGGTCATCACCGACCACGGCTACCGCTCCGTCACGGGCGTTCCCTACCCGCTCGACGTGAACGCCGCGTCGATGGACGAACTCACCGCGATTCCCGGCATCGGGAGCGGCACCGCGGGCGACATCGTCGTCTCCCGCCCCCACGACACGCTCCCGGAGGCCGACGTCGACCTCTCCCGGTTCCTCTCGATATAG
- a CDS encoding helix-turn-helix domain-containing protein, translating into MSTTAEQHVATDDEEFRERLRELPPSAKLVAKVLEMDSPLSQGDLAEETLLPDRTVRYALNRLDDAGLVSARYSFEDARKQVYYLDA; encoded by the coding sequence ATGAGTACGACCGCGGAGCAACACGTAGCCACGGACGACGAGGAATTCCGGGAGCGCCTGCGCGAACTCCCCCCGAGCGCGAAACTCGTCGCGAAGGTTCTGGAAATGGACTCCCCGCTCTCGCAGGGCGACCTCGCGGAGGAGACCCTGCTCCCCGACCGCACCGTCCGCTACGCGCTCAACCGCCTCGACGACGCCGGCCTCGTCAGCGCCCGGTACAGCTTCGAGGACGCGCGCAAGCAAGTGTACTACCTCGACGCGTAA
- a CDS encoding YkgJ family cysteine cluster protein, with product MESLEAELDRARDLDESALADAIETIGFECTRCGACCKSESEEPHTATVFPDEVRDLTDETGGEWRDVARPMPYGLDENGEGETFEWALQTDACGDCAFYTEEDGQGACTVHDDRPLICETYPFSVALGGTSQPMGEAVDESGMVRAHECEGLGRDISREDAEALAGALKERAVRELEEAIGVRETYEPARPDAGAVVHDSEGAKRPDGTPYEG from the coding sequence ATGGAGTCGCTCGAAGCCGAACTCGACCGCGCCCGCGACCTCGACGAGTCCGCGCTGGCGGACGCCATCGAGACCATCGGCTTCGAGTGCACCAGGTGCGGAGCGTGCTGTAAATCCGAGTCCGAGGAGCCGCACACGGCGACGGTGTTCCCGGACGAGGTGCGCGACCTCACGGACGAGACGGGCGGCGAGTGGCGGGACGTGGCGCGCCCGATGCCGTACGGACTGGACGAGAACGGCGAGGGCGAGACGTTCGAGTGGGCGCTCCAGACCGACGCGTGCGGGGACTGCGCGTTCTACACCGAGGAGGACGGCCAGGGGGCGTGTACGGTGCACGACGACCGACCGCTCATCTGCGAGACGTACCCGTTCAGCGTCGCGCTCGGCGGGACGAGCCAGCCGATGGGGGAGGCCGTGGACGAGTCCGGGATGGTGCGCGCCCACGAGTGCGAGGGGCTCGGGCGCGACATCAGCCGCGAGGACGCCGAAGCGCTGGCGGGCGCGCTGAAGGAGCGCGCGGTGCGCGAACTGGAGGAAGCCATCGGCGTTCGGGAGACCTACGAACCCGCGCGGCCCGACGCGGGCGCGGTCGTTCACGATTCCGAGGGCGCGAAACGCCCCGACGGAACGCCCTACGAGGGGTAG
- a CDS encoding glycosyltransferase family 2 protein, protein MDLSVVVPTLNARDRLAATLDALSAHAPNVEVVVVNGPSADGTSGLVRDHPVVDILLELSERNVNAARNAGLAAATGDVLALLGQASCVREGWVDALRDGIANADAVTGPIHRDVAGGHTTEAVERRRIRGRDVTYFDGGNVAFTRDAIEALDGFDEYLETGAARDAAHRLAGMNRPVSWQSGMAVVRTDADDVTHRVAADADVPLWGVKYRSLAYRLAKNYGVHPTVPYRLGRHALTDALGVAKDVLTGDERPSEWAANGNAVLRNAARGVRDGLSARRSDGPPRRNPNGVSQRMDRTLARYD, encoded by the coding sequence ATGGACCTGTCGGTGGTAGTGCCCACGCTCAACGCCCGCGACCGCCTCGCGGCGACCCTCGACGCGCTCTCCGCGCACGCGCCGAACGTCGAGGTCGTCGTCGTGAACGGCCCGTCCGCGGACGGCACGAGCGGCCTGGTGCGCGACCACCCCGTCGTCGATATCCTCCTCGAACTCTCCGAGCGGAACGTCAACGCCGCCCGGAACGCCGGCCTCGCCGCCGCGACCGGTGACGTGCTCGCGCTCCTCGGGCAGGCGAGTTGCGTCCGCGAGGGCTGGGTGGACGCGCTCCGCGACGGCATCGCGAACGCCGACGCCGTCACCGGCCCAATCCACCGCGACGTGGCCGGCGGACACACCACCGAGGCCGTCGAACGTCGCCGCATCCGCGGCCGCGACGTGACGTACTTCGACGGCGGGAACGTCGCGTTCACTCGGGACGCCATCGAGGCGCTCGACGGCTTTGACGAGTACCTCGAAACCGGCGCGGCCCGCGACGCCGCGCACCGACTCGCCGGCATGAACCGACCCGTTTCCTGGCAGTCCGGCATGGCGGTCGTCCGCACCGACGCCGACGACGTGACCCACCGGGTCGCCGCCGACGCCGACGTGCCGCTCTGGGGCGTGAAGTACCGGTCGCTCGCCTACCGCCTCGCGAAGAACTACGGCGTCCACCCGACCGTCCCCTACCGCCTCGGACGGCACGCCCTCACGGACGCGCTCGGCGTCGCCAAGGACGTGCTCACGGGCGACGAACGCCCCTCCGAGTGGGCCGCGAACGGCAACGCCGTCCTCCGGAACGCCGCCCGCGGCGTGCGCGACGGCCTCAGCGCCCGCCGCTCCGACGGCCCGCCCCGCCGCAACCCCAACGGCGTCTCCCAGCGCATGGACCGCACCCTCGCCCGCTACGACTGA
- a CDS encoding DUF7559 family protein — MPATLEVKCTSDDCEMDMFEMHYTYDMPDGVGVAEFQCPYCGGTECLEELSP; from the coding sequence ATGCCTGCGACGCTCGAAGTGAAGTGTACGAGCGACGACTGCGAGATGGACATGTTCGAGATGCACTACACGTACGACATGCCGGACGGCGTCGGCGTCGCCGAGTTCCAGTGTCCGTACTGCGGCGGGACGGAGTGCCTGGAGGAGTTGTCGCCGTGA
- a CDS encoding Hsp20/alpha crystallin family protein, translating into MRFESVGRSVGNAVLSRLGRAASRVSEETPLPADVLEDEDEYLVVFDAPGAEPGDVQVGYTDGAVEVRVERFRDPQAGFEMRYPGRALSLDGRVELPAGASVDADAARAELVDGTLRVFLPKN; encoded by the coding sequence GTGAGGTTCGAGTCGGTGGGGCGGTCGGTCGGGAACGCCGTGCTCTCCCGGCTCGGACGCGCGGCGAGCAGGGTGAGCGAGGAGACGCCGCTCCCGGCGGACGTGCTGGAGGACGAGGACGAGTACCTCGTCGTGTTCGACGCGCCGGGCGCGGAACCCGGTGACGTTCAGGTCGGGTACACCGACGGCGCGGTCGAGGTCAGGGTCGAGCGCTTTCGCGACCCCCAGGCGGGGTTCGAGATGCGGTATCCGGGGCGCGCGCTCTCGCTCGACGGCCGCGTCGAACTGCCGGCGGGCGCGAGCGTGGACGCGGACGCGGCGCGCGCCGAACTCGTCGACGGGACGCTCCGCGTCTTCCTCCCGAAGAACTAG
- a CDS encoding class I SAM-dependent methyltransferase, whose amino-acid sequence MKGQEWYQASDVAEEYDEKRFSRGGQLIDRREKRAVLEALGPVEDKRVLEIACGTGRFTVMLADRGADIVGLDISSAMLQEGREKARDAGVDDHLEFMRGDAARLPFPDDHFDAVFAMRFFHLADTPAKFLSEMARVSKNQVFFDTFNDTSTRSIYNWLLPMGSRLYSDDEVRDLVTGANLRLAGAEHDFVLPYGLYRKLPDWLANSLRSADTSLGRTRVGDALASVSYWDARV is encoded by the coding sequence GTGAAGGGACAGGAGTGGTACCAGGCCTCCGACGTCGCGGAGGAGTACGACGAGAAGCGATTCTCCCGCGGCGGACAGCTCATCGACCGACGCGAGAAACGAGCCGTTCTCGAAGCCCTCGGCCCAGTCGAGGACAAGCGCGTCCTCGAAATCGCCTGCGGCACCGGCCGGTTCACCGTGATGCTCGCCGACCGCGGCGCGGACATCGTCGGCCTCGACATCTCCAGCGCGATGCTCCAGGAGGGCCGGGAGAAGGCGCGCGACGCCGGCGTGGACGACCACCTGGAGTTCATGCGCGGCGACGCCGCCCGCCTCCCGTTCCCCGACGACCACTTCGACGCCGTGTTCGCGATGCGGTTTTTCCACCTCGCGGACACGCCCGCGAAGTTCCTCAGCGAGATGGCGCGCGTCTCCAAGAACCAGGTGTTCTTCGACACCTTCAACGACACCTCGACGCGCTCCATCTACAACTGGCTCCTCCCGATGGGGTCGCGGCTCTACTCGGACGACGAAGTCCGCGACCTCGTCACGGGCGCGAACCTCCGCCTCGCGGGCGCGGAACACGACTTCGTCCTCCCCTACGGTCTCTACCGGAAACTCCCGGATTGGCTCGCGAACTCGCTGCGTTCCGCGGACACCTCCCTCGGCCGGACGCGCGTCGGGGACGCGCTCGCCTCCGTCTCCTACTGGGACGCGAGAGTGTAA
- a CDS encoding amidohydrolase family protein yields MLELEHGFRVVDVHARLHAGPEPPLRGRDVDAEQLERELHQAGVVRAAVSPGEQAGERGYLRANNAVARQTVERPFVALARIDGPRDPGTDAGARLRNLRAAREDYHTDPDDVEQYAYDDRFHGFRLHPPRDGLPDEETLDALGDAGLPVLVHAGRDFRPETVADTLLDRGFPVILGHFGGHPLDRDAMTDALGLLDRYDDLYLDTSAVRYRDILERGITEHPDRIVFGSGTPSVHPDVAVMEILTLDVPEDLMSRVFSKNPGRVIDALSE; encoded by the coding sequence ATGTTGGAACTCGAACACGGGTTCCGCGTCGTGGACGTCCACGCGCGCCTCCACGCCGGCCCGGAACCCCCGCTCCGGGGGCGGGACGTAGACGCAGAACAGTTGGAGCGCGAACTCCACCAGGCGGGCGTGGTTCGCGCCGCCGTCTCCCCCGGCGAGCAGGCGGGCGAGCGCGGCTACCTCCGCGCGAACAACGCCGTCGCCCGGCAGACCGTCGAGCGGCCGTTCGTCGCGCTCGCCCGCATCGACGGCCCCCGCGACCCCGGAACGGACGCCGGCGCGCGCCTCCGCAACCTCCGCGCGGCGCGCGAGGACTACCACACCGACCCCGACGACGTGGAGCAGTACGCGTACGACGACCGCTTCCACGGGTTCCGCCTCCATCCGCCCCGGGACGGCCTGCCGGACGAGGAGACCCTGGACGCGCTCGGGGACGCCGGCCTCCCCGTGCTCGTGCACGCGGGCCGCGACTTCCGGCCCGAGACCGTCGCGGACACCCTCCTCGACCGCGGGTTCCCCGTGATTCTCGGGCACTTCGGCGGCCACCCGCTCGACCGGGACGCGATGACGGACGCCCTCGGCCTCCTCGACCGCTACGACGACCTCTACCTCGACACGAGCGCCGTCCGGTACCGCGACATCCTCGAACGCGGCATCACCGAACACCCCGACAGAATCGTGTTCGGGAGCGGCACGCCGAGCGTCCACCCCGACGTGGCCGTGATGGAGATACTGACGCTCGACGTGCCCGAGGACTTGATGAGTCGCGTGTTCTCGAAGAACCCGGGGCGCGTCATCGACGCCCTCAGCGAGTGA
- a CDS encoding NAD(P)/FAD-dependent oxidoreductase, whose amino-acid sequence MTESVAVVGGGAVGVTAAYDLARRGADVTLYERDEVAAESTGRAAGLLYDAYAEDVDARIAERAIERFAAFSGEGDFVFERAPYVWFATEPGAAADAIARDADEMRAQGLDVERLTPAELAREYPALRTDDVAAAAVARNAGYTTPRTYADLLAAKAREAGAEIREETPAAVSLDPTRVNGTPYDSVLVAAGAHTKQVLADAGVRVPLKPYRVQALVASGPDVPLFWDATRDYYARPHARGVLAGDGTQRREFDPDTYDRTADDDFVRDARENLQYRLPDADVSVERAWAGLCVATPDKNPLLGELREDVFVAAGWQGHGFMRAPATGEAIAEQILGDRDAIAPFDPTRFTGDEEFRVRSGSDPD is encoded by the coding sequence ATGACTGAGTCGGTCGCTGTCGTCGGTGGCGGTGCGGTCGGCGTCACCGCCGCGTACGACCTCGCGCGACGCGGCGCGGACGTGACGCTGTACGAGCGCGACGAGGTGGCGGCGGAGAGCACGGGCCGCGCCGCCGGCCTGCTGTACGACGCGTACGCGGAGGACGTGGACGCCCGCATCGCGGAGCGCGCAATCGAGCGCTTCGCGGCGTTCTCGGGCGAGGGCGACTTCGTCTTCGAGCGCGCGCCCTACGTCTGGTTCGCCACGGAACCCGGCGCGGCGGCGGACGCTATCGCGCGGGACGCGGACGAGATGCGCGCGCAGGGCCTCGACGTAGAACGCCTGACGCCCGCCGAACTCGCCCGCGAGTACCCCGCGCTCCGCACCGACGACGTGGCGGCCGCGGCCGTCGCGCGGAACGCGGGCTACACCACGCCCCGAACGTACGCCGACCTGCTCGCCGCGAAGGCCCGCGAGGCGGGCGCGGAGATTCGGGAGGAGACGCCCGCCGCGGTGTCGCTCGACCCGACGCGCGTGAACGGAACCCCCTACGATTCGGTGCTCGTCGCGGCGGGCGCGCACACGAAACAGGTGCTCGCGGATGCGGGGGTTCGCGTGCCGCTGAAGCCTTATCGGGTGCAGGCGCTCGTCGCGTCCGGCCCCGACGTGCCGCTGTTCTGGGACGCGACCCGGGACTACTACGCCCGCCCCCACGCCCGCGGCGTGCTCGCCGGGGACGGCACCCAGCGCCGCGAGTTCGACCCCGATACCTACGACCGGACGGCCGACGACGACTTCGTCCGCGACGCGCGCGAGAACCTCCAGTATCGCCTCCCCGACGCCGACGTGTCCGTGGAGCGCGCGTGGGCCGGTCTCTGCGTCGCCACCCCCGACAAGAACCCCCTGCTCGGCGAACTCCGCGAGGACGTGTTCGTCGCCGCCGGCTGGCAGGGCCACGGCTTCATGCGCGCACCCGCCACCGGCGAAGCCATCGCGGAACAGATACTCGGAGACCGAGACGCCATCGCGCCCTTCGACCCGACGCGGTTCACCGGCGACGAGGAGTTTCGCGTGCGCTCGGGTAGCGACCCGGACTAG
- the thsA gene encoding thermosome subunit alpha, with translation MAANTMSPVFILGNDARRTRGRDAQSSNITAGKAVADAVRTTLGPRGMDKMLVDATGNVVVTNDGVTILEEMDVEHPAAKMLVDVARTQEDEVGDGTTTAAVLAGNLLARAEELLDSDVHPTTVVEGYAAARDIALDALSTLALDAELDDDLLARVAATSMTGKGTGDGSADRLADLVVAAVRHVADGDRVRRDDVRVHTLAGASAGATELVEGVLTEKSPVREDMPRDVSDATVAVLDAKLDTRETSASVEYNITSAGQLNAALDAEDAELREYARRLADAGVDVLFCTKKVDSRAAAYLADEDIATFANVKTSDATAIASATGAVALGDVRDIDPDDLGYAASVRVETYGDDDLTFVEGGRDAESVTLLVRGSTEHVAAELERALGDALDVVAVALDGDGVVPGAGCTEIVLADAIREGAPGIDGRAQLAAEAFADALDVLPRTLAENTGMDSIDALVDLRAANETGRAGIVTDGETGTLADPVEAGVLDPVAVKRDALESATEAATMVVRIDDIIAAN, from the coding sequence ATGGCAGCGAACACGATGAGTCCCGTCTTTATCCTCGGAAACGACGCACGCCGAACCCGCGGCCGCGACGCGCAGTCCTCGAACATCACCGCCGGCAAGGCCGTCGCGGACGCCGTCCGCACCACACTCGGCCCGCGCGGGATGGACAAGATGCTCGTGGACGCCACGGGGAACGTCGTCGTCACGAACGACGGCGTCACGATTCTGGAGGAGATGGACGTCGAACACCCCGCCGCGAAGATGCTCGTGGACGTGGCGCGCACCCAGGAGGACGAGGTCGGGGACGGCACGACCACGGCCGCCGTGCTCGCCGGGAACCTCCTCGCGCGCGCCGAGGAACTCCTCGACAGCGACGTGCACCCCACGACCGTCGTCGAGGGGTACGCCGCCGCCCGCGACATCGCGCTCGACGCGCTCTCCACCCTCGCGCTGGACGCCGAACTCGACGACGACCTCCTCGCGCGCGTCGCCGCGACCAGCATGACCGGGAAGGGCACGGGCGACGGCTCCGCCGACCGGCTCGCCGACCTCGTCGTCGCCGCCGTCCGGCACGTCGCGGACGGCGACCGCGTGCGCCGCGACGACGTGCGCGTCCACACGCTCGCCGGCGCGTCCGCCGGCGCGACCGAACTCGTCGAGGGAGTCCTCACCGAGAAATCGCCCGTCCGCGAGGACATGCCCCGCGACGTGTCCGACGCGACCGTCGCCGTGCTCGACGCGAAACTCGACACCCGCGAGACCAGCGCGAGCGTCGAGTATAACATCACGAGCGCAGGCCAACTGAACGCCGCGCTCGACGCCGAGGACGCCGAACTCCGCGAGTACGCCCGCCGCCTCGCCGACGCCGGCGTGGACGTGCTGTTCTGCACGAAGAAGGTGGACTCGCGCGCCGCCGCCTACCTCGCCGACGAGGACATCGCGACGTTCGCGAACGTGAAAACCTCCGACGCGACCGCCATCGCGTCCGCCACCGGCGCGGTCGCGCTCGGCGACGTGCGCGACATCGACCCCGACGACCTCGGGTACGCCGCGTCCGTCCGCGTCGAGACGTACGGCGACGACGACCTGACGTTCGTCGAGGGCGGCCGGGACGCCGAGTCCGTCACGCTCCTCGTGCGCGGCAGCACCGAACACGTCGCGGCGGAACTCGAACGCGCGCTCGGCGACGCGCTCGACGTCGTCGCGGTCGCGCTCGACGGCGACGGCGTCGTCCCCGGCGCGGGATGCACCGAAATCGTGCTCGCCGACGCGATTCGCGAGGGCGCGCCCGGCATCGACGGCCGCGCACAGCTCGCCGCCGAGGCGTTCGCGGACGCGCTCGACGTCCTCCCCCGCACGCTCGCGGAGAACACCGGCATGGACTCCATCGACGCGCTCGTCGACCTCCGCGCCGCGAACGAAACCGGCCGCGCCGGCATCGTCACCGACGGCGAGACCGGAACGCTCGCCGACCCCGTCGAAGCCGGCGTCCTCGACCCCGTCGCCGTGAAGCGCGACGCTCTCGAATCCGCCACCGAGGCCGCGACGATGGTCGTCCGCATCGACGACATCATCGCCGCGAACTAG
- a CDS encoding PPOX class F420-dependent oxidoreductase, with protein sequence MPAIPEAYRDLFETESFAHFATVMPDGTPHTTPVWVGYEAPGEDAHPWSSGDEHLLVNTARGRRKERNVRQNPKVGVSITDPDDPYRYLSVRGEVESVDTTGAVEHIDALARRYFDVDEYPHHGEEDGKRVVVRIRPDRVVTA encoded by the coding sequence ATGCCCGCGATTCCCGAGGCCTACCGCGACCTCTTCGAGACCGAATCGTTCGCGCACTTCGCCACCGTCATGCCCGACGGCACCCCGCACACCACGCCCGTCTGGGTCGGCTACGAAGCCCCGGGCGAGGACGCCCACCCCTGGTCGAGCGGCGACGAACACCTCCTCGTCAACACCGCGCGCGGCCGCCGGAAAGAGCGGAACGTCCGACAGAACCCGAAGGTCGGCGTGTCCATCACCGACCCCGACGACCCCTACCGCTACCTCTCCGTCCGCGGCGAAGTCGAGAGCGTGGACACGACGGGCGCGGTCGAACACATCGACGCGCTCGCCCGGCGGTACTTCGACGTGGACGAGTACCCGCACCACGGCGAGGAGGACGGCAAACGGGTCGTCGTCCGCATCCGCCCCGACCGCGTCGTCACCGCGTAA